In Sorangium aterium, the genomic stretch GCGGCCGCACCGAGGCCTCGTCCGGCTTCGCCACGCCCTCGCACTTGAGCAGGTACCGCGACGCCTGGTCCGTCAACGTCAGCGGGTGGCAGCGCGTCCTGTCGCCGAGCGCGAAGTGCCCTTTGAAATCGGCGCACCACGTGTCATTCGGCTGCTCGGCTGGAGCCAGCGGCGACGGCATCGCGGTCGTCGGCGTCACTACGCGGCGCCGACGGGGCCGGATCAGCCCGTGCTTCTTGAGCAACTCGCCGATGGTGCTCGTTGCTGGCAGCCCCTCGACGCCCAGGCTCTCCAGCCGCGCACGCAGCTTCTTCGGCCCCCACGTGGGGCGCTCCTTCCGCAGCTCGATCAGCGCGTCGATGAGCGCCGCTGGCGTCGCATGCGGGAACGAGCGCGCCACGGGCCGCCGCTCCTCCAGCCCGCTCGGTCCGGCCTGCTCGTAGCGCTCCACCCACTTGTACCCCGTCTTCCGGCTGATGCCGAACCGCCGGCACAGCTCCGCGAACGTCTCGTCCGACTCGTTGACCTGCGCGATGAATCGAAGCCTCTCGTCCACTGAACATGTCTCTTTCCAGGGCACCGGCGCTCCTCCGTCGCCGGTCCTCTACGACATGTGTCACCTAAGCTCCCGGTCCGTCCGGGTGCTACCCAGGCTCCCGGTCTGAACCGTTACCCAGGCCACCGGTCCGTACCGTGAGAGGAATGGCCATCAGCACGAGGGCCTTCACGATGGCTGGTGTGGGCTGCCTTCGCAGCCGTTACCTGTTCGGCTGTGGCGTTGTCACCGCCGGTGTGGTTCGGTTTGTCCCTCGGGACCCATGGACCATCGGTTCCCCCACCGAGCCGCTTCTCGGTGTTGGCGCACGGCTCGGCAGCGAGTGGCCCTTCTCGGACCGGTGGTCCGCATACGGGTATGCCGAAGCGGCTTGGCTCGTCGCGGATGCGTTTCTTCAACGCCAGCGAGATGGAAGCGAAACGCCTGCAGCCCGCCGTTGGTCGTCACCACCGCTCGGAGCCACGTTTGGCTTCGGTATCACGACGACGTACTGAACAAGCTCGCACGACCCTGAAACTTTCGAACGCAACATGATAATTCTCGGAGGTAAGCCGGAATGAGCTCCGTAGCTCGCTTTCTCGTCATGCATGTCCGTTGCCAGCAGAGACCAGTATCCGATAGATTGTTTGGTATGCGCGTCTTCTCCTGGTTCATCGTGGGATCATTCTTCTTGGCGGGCTGCGAGAGCGGAGCGACCGTCTACGGCCCCTGTCAGCCGTCGGAATATGGTCTCCCAGGCTGCCCGTATCCCGAGGAAGGCGGCGGCGGGGCCGGCGGCGAAGGTGGGGCCGGCGGAGCTGGCGGCGAAGGCGGGGCTGGCGGCGCGGGCGGCGGCGATGAAACCGCCTGCGCCGGTGACTGCGTCGCGCCTGCGCCGCTCGGCTGGTTCGGCCCGGCGCTCCTCTGGTACGGCCCGCCGGACCAGGCGCCGGATTGCCCCGCCGCCGCGCCGAACGTCGGCTACCAGGGCTTCGCCGATCTGGCGCCGGTGCCGCTCGCCTGCGCGGCGTGCCTGTGCGATCCCCCTGCTGCGGCTTCGTGCGAGCTCCCGCTGGATTGGTCCGCATACGCTGCAACGTGTGCTGTCACTGTCCCCGGCACCGCCGTGACCTCCTTCGCCGCCCCCGAAGGCTGGGACGGCACCTGCACCGCCGTGAACGCGATCCCCGCAGGCCAGGACTGCGGCGGGCAGCCGTGCGTGCAGTGGCTCTCGATCGACGCGCCGGCCGTGGTGGTTCCCTCGGCCTGCACGCCCAGGGTGGACGAGCCCCCGCCGCCGGCTCGCCTCGATCCGTGGCAGACCCGGGCGCTCGCCTGCGTGCCCGGCGCCTACACGGAGTGCGCAAGCGATCGGAGCACCTGCATGCCCACGCCAGGGCAGCCCGGGGTCCCGCCGCCTGGCGGCTTCTTGACGTGCATCTTCCACGAGGGCGACGTGACGTGCGAGGCCCCCTACCTGGACAGGCACGTCTTCTACGGCGGCGCCGAGGACACGCGCGGTTGCTCCGAGTGCGGCTGCGGGGAGCCGGAGGGCGCGTCGTGCACCGTCATGGCCTCCGTCTACAGTGACGGCGCATGCGGGGCGTTGCTTGTGTCGGCCGTCGTGAGCTCGACGACGCCGTTCTGCGGGGTCACGCCGCCCGGCGTCGCCCTCGGCAGCAAATCGGCGGAGGTCGTCGCCGTGGATCCCGGCGGCTGCGCCTCGAGCGGCGGCGAGCCGCTCGGCGAGCTGCTGCCGGCCGAGCCGTCGACCTTCTGCTGCCAGGCATAGGGGCCCACGCGGGTACCGCCGCGAACCCTGATGGCGGTCTTGTTCTTTGTGAACCAGGAGAAGGCCATGTCAAAGAAGCTCTTCCCGCGCGTTGCAGCACTGTCGTTCATCGGAGCTCTCGGTGCGCTGGTCGATGATTGAGTCGCAAGGTAGCGACCCTGCCGCAGTGGACCCGGCGCTCTTACACGAGTATGCACCCATCGTCTGGGAGCAGGCATAGCAGCGGGTCGAGGGCCTCGATCCATCGACGGTCGAGCTGGCGAAGATTCGGCATCAAGGAAGATTGCGTCGACAAATGGGACTTCGGGTCAATGAATTGGATGGCGCCTCGCGAAAAGGATCAGCGCTCGGCAGCGCCCTCGGCGCGGGCGCGCAGCCGGGCGGCATAGACGCTGTCGCCGTGGCGTGAGAGGAAGTCGTCGATCGCGGCCCGCTCGTCGCTCTCGCGCCCGAGCTGGCGCAGGGCCTCGACGCGGCCGTAGCGCGCCTCGACGCCGAGCCCGCCGCGCCCGGACGCGAGGTAACGCTCGAAATAGCCGAGGGCCGTGGCGGGATCTCCGCCCGAGAGCGAGAGCCGGCCGAGCGACACGAGCGCGACGCGCGCCTCCGGGCTGCCCGGATGGCGCGCGAGCAGCGCGAGGTACGCGGCCGACGCATCGGCGTCGCGGCCGGCGGCGAGCGCCAGCTGCGCGTCGCGCAGCAGCTCGTCGGCGCTCGGACCGGGGCGCGCCTCGCCGCGGTGGCCCTCGCGCGCTGTCCCTGCCCTCGGAGCGGCCGCCGCGCCGGCAGCCTCCACCACGCCCGCGACGGGCGGCTCCTTCGGCGCGGGCGCCGTGGCGGCGGGCTGGATGTCGAGGGAGCGCGGCGGCGCCTCGATCCCGGCGCTGGCCTGCGCGGGCGCCGCGTCTGGCGCGCGCGGGGGCGGGGGCGCCACGTCGCGGCGGCTCATGAGCTCGGCCGCGAGCGCGGCCAGGATTGTCGCCGCGAGCGCGACGCCGGCGAAGGTGCCCGCGATCCCGCGGCGCACGATCGCGCGCCGCCTGGGGCGCTCCTCTGGCGCAGGGACGCGCTGCGCCCCGGCCTCGTCGGCGATCTGCGCGAGGATCCGCGCGGCCAGGGCGTCGTCGTCCACGGGGCCGGAAGCCCCGCCGCGCCGCGCGCCGAGCCGGCCGAGGTCGGCCCAGAGCGCGGCTTCGTCGGCGAGCTCCGGGTGAGCCTCCTCGTAGCGGCTGCGGAACGCGGCGTCCTCGGGCCCGATCGGCGCCCCGCGACCTTCGGCTGCGACGATCGCGATCCAGCGCTCCTCGTCCGAGGCATGGGCCATGGTGGTCTTCACGGCGATCTCCTCCGGCCGACGGCGATGTCCTGCCGGACCCGCTTTCGCAGGGCGGCGATCCCGAGGCGCAGGCGGCTGCGCACGGTGTCCGGGCTGACGTCGGTCATCTCGGCGATCTCATCGACGGTGTGTTCGAGCGCGTGGTGCAGGATGAGCGCCTCGCGCTGGGCTTCGGGCAGCTCCCCCAGGTAATCGCGCACGTGGCGGGGGAGCGCCTCCTGGGCGCTCCCGCGCGACGACGCCGGGACCTCCTCGGCGTCCGACAGGTCGCCTGCGATGGGGGCGTCGCGCCGCCGCACGGCGCGGAGGTACCGCAGCACGGTCCGCACGGCGATGCGCCGCGCCCAGCCCTCGATGGCGGCCTCGCCGCGGTACGCGGGCGCGGCCCTCAGGATGGCGAGCGTCGCCAGCTGCGCGGCGTCGTCCGCGTCGGCCGAGCGCCGCAGGAACGCCTGCGCGACCTGACGGACGCCCGGGAGGAGCCTGGCCACGAGCCACGCCTGGGCCGCGGGATCACCCGCCCCGGCGCGGCGGGTCCGCTCGAGATCGATGGAGGAGACGAGGGGACCTTCGGCCTGGTGAGCGCGCGACCCCTCCGTCACGCGCACACTCATGAGGAGAGCCTGTCCATCCACGACCACGGTGACCCTGTGCCTCCCGCGGGCACGATCGAGTCATTTTTTATAGGGTGGCCCGGAGCGACGGCGGCCCGGCGCAGCGAGAGCGCGCCGCGCCCGCCGTCACCGCCCCGCGACAGTACGAGGCGGGGCGCTCCGTCTGGCCGGCCCGAGCTCGAGGCCGATCCCGCCGAGGAAGCGCACGGGATCGGGCTGAAGATCGGCGACCTGCAGCGCGGGGGTCGAGAGCCGGTTCAGCGGCACGTCGAGGCTCGTCCAGAGGGAGATGCGGAGCTCATCGGAGATCCGGAGGCTCAGCCCCGTCGTGGGCGCGACGCTGATCAGCAGGTCGGTCACCCGCTCGTCGAACGCCCGAGGCGGTCCTTCTGGCGAGGACGCTCCCGGCGGACCCGGCGATCTCCAGAGCGCGTGCGGCGCTCGCCACGCGCCGCTCCGCGAGACGACGTCGAAGGTGGCCCGGCCGCCGAGATGGAAGGCCCAGCGCCCGCTCCCGATGTCGAAGCGGTGGCCCCCGCTCGCGAAGAGCGGCGTCCGATCGAGATCCAGATCGAAACCCGCGCGCTGCACCTGGAGGTGCTGTGTGTCCATCCAGTCGTAGCCGGCGCCGACGTAGGAATCGGGCGTGGGCGTCCACGACAGCGAGAGCGAGACGGCGCTCTGCCAGGGGACGTGCGCTCCGAACGTGCCGCCCGCGTAGCCGGCCGAGAGGAACCACCGCCGCCACCACGCGGCGTCAGCGTGATCGAGCATCGAGGGCGGCGGCGCGGGGCGCTCGTCCGGCGCCGCCGCGGACGGCGTCGGCGGGGGCGCCTGCGCGGGCGGTCGAGACGGAGGGGCCGCGGGCGGCGCGGGCGCGTCCGGCGGCGCGGACGGCGTCGGCGGGGGCGCGGCCTGCGCGGCGCCGCCGACCTCGAGGCTCGCCATCCCGGCCCCGGTGATGGGCCCCTCCAGCACCTCCTCCGCCGCCGAGCCCGCGACGTTCGCGAGCGCCTCGACGGCCGCGGACGTCCGCCCGGGAGGCGCAGGGAACCGCCGCGAGTACACGCGCTCTCCGCCGCGCGGGAAGAGATAGAGGGCGAGCTCGTTGCCCGGGCCTGCCTCGATCCACAGCGCGCCCTGC encodes the following:
- a CDS encoding tetratricopeptide repeat protein, with the protein product MKTTMAHASDEERWIAIVAAEGRGAPIGPEDAAFRSRYEEAHPELADEAALWADLGRLGARRGGASGPVDDDALAARILAQIADEAGAQRVPAPEERPRRRAIVRRGIAGTFAGVALAATILAALAAELMSRRDVAPPPPRAPDAAPAQASAGIEAPPRSLDIQPAATAPAPKEPPVAGVVEAAGAAAAPRAGTAREGHRGEARPGPSADELLRDAQLALAAGRDADASAAYLALLARHPGSPEARVALVSLGRLSLSGGDPATALGYFERYLASGRGGLGVEARYGRVEALRQLGRESDERAAIDDFLSRHGDSVYAARLRARAEGAAER
- a CDS encoding RNA polymerase sigma factor → MSVRVTEGSRAHQAEGPLVSSIDLERTRRAGAGDPAAQAWLVARLLPGVRQVAQAFLRRSADADDAAQLATLAILRAAPAYRGEAAIEGWARRIAVRTVLRYLRAVRRRDAPIAGDLSDAEEVPASSRGSAQEALPRHVRDYLGELPEAQREALILHHALEHTVDEIAEMTDVSPDTVRSRLRLGIAALRKRVRQDIAVGRRRSP